Proteins from a single region of Dysosmobacter acutus:
- a CDS encoding RnfABCDGE type electron transport complex subunit G has protein sequence MSAQVKEKVDMDPKYLIKLTVTLLVTCIIVAGLLGLVNSVTKGPIEQINLEKTNAALSSVFQSASAPEFPKMELTDDMKGAVAATGATLKEVYEAKDGGALIGHAFKVVASGSQGNIEMVVGVDAEGAVTGVSIVNHSETSGIGTKVMDNENGVLDQFAGKNAADGQLEVGANVDAISGATVSSRGVTTGVNGALAAAGQIG, from the coding sequence ATGAGTGCGCAAGTCAAAGAAAAAGTGGACATGGATCCCAAGTACCTCATCAAGCTGACCGTGACGCTGCTGGTCACCTGCATCATCGTGGCGGGCCTTCTGGGCCTGGTCAACAGCGTGACCAAGGGGCCCATTGAGCAGATCAATCTGGAAAAGACCAATGCGGCGCTGTCCTCTGTGTTCCAGAGCGCGTCCGCCCCTGAGTTCCCCAAGATGGAACTCACCGACGATATGAAAGGGGCGGTCGCCGCCACCGGCGCCACGCTGAAGGAGGTCTATGAGGCCAAGGACGGCGGCGCGCTGATCGGCCATGCCTTTAAGGTGGTGGCCTCCGGCTCCCAGGGCAACATTGAAATGGTGGTCGGCGTGGACGCCGAGGGCGCCGTCACCGGCGTATCCATTGTGAACCACTCTGAAACCTCCGGCATCGGCACCAAGGTCATGGACAACGAAAACGGCGTCCTTGATCAGTTCGCCGGAAAGAACGCCGCGGACGGCCAGCTTGAGGTGGGGGCCAACGTGGACGCCATCTCCGGCGCCACCGTGTCCAGCAGAGGCGTCACCACCGGCGTCAACGGCGCGCTGGCCGCGGCCGGCCAGATCGGCTGA
- a CDS encoding RnfABCDGE type electron transport complex subunit D has translation MTDYKNLKLIATSSPHIRSAENTKSIMLDVIIAMIPALAFAVYNFGWGALTLTAISVIGCIFWEWAYRKVLKKPQSIGDLSAVVTGMLIAFVCPPPTPYWMILIGDFFSIVVVKQLFGGIGKNFINPALAGRAFLLGSYASVMTTWIAPGSKLGIFGSAADAVTAATPMKYLHGGDLEGLKAAGVSINDMFVGTIGGSLGEVSALMLLLGGVYLIIRKVITWHTPVAYIGTVAVLTYLFPKGGSAMEWMLYNILGGGLMLGAFFMATDYATSPVTHKGQLIFGIGCGLFTVFIRYFGSYNEGVCYSIMVMNLLVALIDKNVKPARFGVVKSDKKKEAAAK, from the coding sequence ATGACAGACTACAAAAATTTGAAGCTGATTGCGACTTCTTCTCCCCACATCCGCTCCGCTGAGAACACCAAGTCCATCATGCTGGATGTGATCATCGCCATGATCCCCGCCCTGGCCTTCGCCGTTTACAATTTCGGCTGGGGCGCGCTGACGCTGACCGCAATCAGCGTGATCGGCTGTATATTCTGGGAGTGGGCCTACCGCAAGGTGCTGAAGAAGCCCCAGTCCATCGGCGACCTGTCCGCTGTGGTCACCGGTATGCTCATCGCGTTCGTGTGCCCCCCCCCCACCCCCTATTGGATGATCCTCATCGGGGACTTCTTCTCCATCGTGGTGGTCAAGCAGCTTTTCGGCGGCATCGGCAAGAACTTCATCAACCCCGCCCTGGCCGGCCGGGCCTTTTTGCTGGGCAGCTATGCCAGCGTCATGACCACCTGGATTGCCCCCGGCTCCAAGTTGGGCATTTTTGGCTCTGCGGCGGACGCCGTGACCGCCGCCACCCCCATGAAGTACCTCCACGGCGGTGATCTCGAGGGCCTGAAGGCGGCCGGAGTCAGCATCAACGACATGTTCGTGGGCACCATCGGCGGCTCCTTGGGCGAGGTCTCCGCGCTGATGCTGCTGTTGGGCGGCGTGTACCTGATCATCCGCAAGGTAATCACCTGGCACACCCCTGTGGCTTACATCGGCACCGTGGCCGTGCTGACCTATCTCTTCCCCAAGGGCGGCAGCGCCATGGAGTGGATGCTCTACAACATTTTGGGCGGCGGACTGATGTTGGGCGCCTTTTTCATGGCCACCGACTACGCCACCTCGCCCGTCACCCACAAGGGACAGCTGATCTTCGGCATCGGCTGCGGACTGTTCACTGTGTTTATCCGTTATTTCGGCTCCTACAACGAAGGCGTCTGCTACTCCATTATGGTTATGAACCTGCTGGTGGCCCTGATTGACAAGAACGTCAAGCCCGCTCGTTTTGGCGTCGTGAAATCCGACAAGAAGAAGGAGGCGGCTGCAAAATGA
- the rsxE gene encoding electron transport complex subunit RsxE: protein MNFKKQFKEGLITNNPVLVQVLGMCSAMAITTSFMNGLGMGVSVLIILTLSNIVIAAIRKVVPDKIRIAMFIVVIAGFVTCVDLLLQAFLPDVANSLGVFIPLIVVNCIILGRAESFSYKNGVLASAVDGICQGIGYTAVLMIMSIVRELLGAGTFGAGLLGPEAKGIQILPAQFPAGMLTMPVGGFLVLGCLIAAMQWALAKSKKKEESK, encoded by the coding sequence ATGAATTTTAAAAAGCAGTTTAAAGAGGGTCTGATTACCAACAACCCCGTCCTGGTCCAGGTTTTGGGCATGTGTTCCGCCATGGCCATCACCACGTCCTTTATGAACGGCCTGGGCATGGGCGTCAGCGTGCTTATCATTCTGACGCTCTCCAACATCGTCATCGCCGCCATCCGCAAGGTGGTGCCTGACAAGATCCGCATCGCCATGTTCATCGTGGTCATCGCCGGATTTGTCACCTGCGTGGATCTGCTGCTCCAGGCCTTTTTGCCGGATGTGGCGAACTCCCTGGGCGTGTTCATCCCCCTGATCGTGGTGAACTGCATCATCCTGGGCCGCGCGGAGTCCTTTTCCTACAAAAACGGCGTGCTGGCCTCTGCGGTGGACGGCATCTGCCAGGGCATCGGCTACACCGCCGTGCTGATGATTATGAGCATTGTCCGCGAGCTGTTGGGCGCCGGCACCTTCGGCGCCGGGCTCTTAGGGCCTGAAGCCAAGGGCATTCAGATCCTGCCCGCCCAGTTTCCCGCTGGTATGCTGACGATGCCCGTGGGCGGCTTCCTGGTGCTGGGCTGCCTGATCGCGGCCATGCAGTGGGCGCTTGCCAAGTCCAAAAAGAAGGAGGAAAGCAAGTAA